In the Kribbella sp. NBC_00482 genome, one interval contains:
- a CDS encoding amino acid ABC transporter permease encodes MTTEVQDTPRTGELEIRAIPPKHPWRWAAAGVVVLLAAMLVYSMLTNPRYQWDVVFSWLLARTILRGLLLTLALTAVSMLTGILLGVVFAVMRGSPNRLLSGAAGVYIWFFRGTPLLVQLVFWFNLSALYPRIVVGVPFGGPELTALNANALISPMTAAFLGLALNEAAYMAEIVRAGIVSVPAGQLQAASALGFTRMTTMRRIVLPQAMRVIIPPTGNQTISMLKTSSLVSVLAIPELLYSAQIVYARTFQTIPLLIVVSIWYLALTSVLTVAQGKIERRFSAGDDR; translated from the coding sequence ATGACGACCGAGGTCCAGGACACCCCGCGCACCGGTGAGCTGGAGATTCGCGCGATCCCGCCGAAGCATCCGTGGCGGTGGGCTGCCGCGGGCGTCGTCGTCCTGCTCGCCGCGATGCTGGTCTACTCGATGCTGACCAACCCGCGCTACCAGTGGGATGTCGTCTTCTCGTGGTTGCTCGCGCGGACGATCCTGCGCGGCCTGCTGCTGACGCTGGCACTGACCGCGGTCTCGATGCTGACCGGCATCCTGCTCGGCGTCGTCTTCGCGGTGATGCGGGGGTCCCCGAACCGGCTGCTGTCCGGCGCCGCCGGCGTCTACATCTGGTTCTTCCGCGGTACGCCGCTACTCGTCCAGCTGGTGTTCTGGTTCAACCTGAGTGCGCTGTATCCACGGATCGTGGTCGGTGTCCCGTTCGGTGGGCCGGAGCTGACCGCGCTGAACGCGAACGCGCTGATCTCGCCGATGACCGCCGCGTTCCTCGGGCTCGCGCTGAACGAGGCGGCGTACATGGCCGAGATCGTCCGGGCCGGCATCGTCTCGGTGCCGGCCGGTCAGCTCCAGGCGGCCAGCGCGCTCGGGTTCACCCGGATGACGACGATGCGCAGGATCGTGCTGCCGCAGGCGATGCGGGTGATCATCCCACCGACCGGGAACCAGACCATCTCGATGCTGAAGACCAGTTCGCTGGTCAGTGTGCTGGCGATCCCGGAGTTGCTGTACAGCGCGCAGATCGTCTACGCGCGGACGTTCCAGACCATACCGCTGCTGATCGTGGTGAGCATCTGGTACCTGGCGCTGACCTCGGTGCTGACCGTTGCCCAGGGCAAGATCGAACGCCGGTTCTCAGCAGGAGACGACAGATGA
- a CDS encoding ABC transporter substrate-binding protein, with translation MTHRSQGFWGCLLAGLLLTTAAACADPTTVSDAASTPGSTGSSTASTAATVPATKADPAVEALVPAALKQKGTLVLATNAPYPPLEYFKEDNKTLIGYDIDLGNAIGAAMGLKVEWKNISFDSIIPGLQAGKYDGGIAGFSIEHERLGTVDFVSYYLSGGGFLIKKGSGIKVGSFADLCGYRVAVQKGVSQVDALVDASKDCVAEGKKAITINQIPDQNVVVLNLASGRADVVVGDKPQVEYAAGHAEGLCVVSTYQTGHSIAGIAVPKGKKDVTAALQAAINHLIENGDYAQISKVWNTGVAVEGATLSDQYQKVSEPWGVGPDGTVKKSLVFTDPAAIPPGHTYYYQPIREGCA, from the coding sequence ATGACGCATCGATCGCAGGGCTTCTGGGGGTGCCTGCTCGCAGGCTTGCTGTTGACGACTGCCGCCGCGTGCGCGGATCCCACTACCGTGTCCGATGCGGCCTCCACTCCCGGCTCGACCGGGTCGAGCACAGCGTCGACCGCCGCGACGGTGCCTGCCACCAAGGCCGATCCGGCGGTCGAGGCACTGGTGCCGGCGGCCCTGAAGCAGAAGGGCACGCTGGTTCTCGCGACCAATGCGCCGTACCCGCCGCTGGAGTACTTCAAGGAGGACAACAAGACCCTGATCGGGTACGACATCGATCTGGGCAATGCGATCGGCGCCGCGATGGGGCTGAAGGTGGAGTGGAAGAACATCTCGTTCGACTCGATCATCCCGGGCTTGCAGGCCGGTAAGTACGACGGCGGGATCGCCGGGTTCAGCATCGAGCACGAGCGGCTCGGCACGGTCGACTTCGTCTCGTACTACCTGTCCGGCGGCGGGTTCCTGATCAAGAAGGGCAGCGGGATCAAGGTCGGGTCCTTCGCCGACCTGTGCGGATACCGGGTCGCGGTGCAGAAGGGCGTCAGCCAGGTCGATGCGCTCGTCGACGCGAGCAAGGACTGTGTTGCCGAGGGCAAGAAGGCGATCACGATCAACCAGATCCCGGACCAGAACGTCGTCGTCCTCAATCTCGCCTCCGGCCGGGCGGACGTGGTCGTCGGCGACAAACCCCAGGTCGAGTACGCCGCCGGCCACGCCGAGGGGCTGTGTGTCGTCAGCACCTACCAGACGGGGCACAGTATCGCGGGTATCGCCGTACCCAAGGGCAAGAAGGACGTGACGGCTGCGTTGCAGGCGGCGATCAACCATCTGATCGAGAACGGTGACTACGCGCAGATCTCGAAGGTCTGGAACACCGGCGTCGCGGTCGAGGGCGCCACCTTGTCGGACCAGTACCAGAAGGTCAGCGAGCCGTGGGGCGTCGGGCCGGACGGCACGGTGAAGAAGTCGCTGGTCTTCACCGATCCGGCCGCGATCCCACCCGGGCACACGTACTACTACCAGCCGATCCGTGAAGGCTGCGCATGA
- a CDS encoding lyase family protein has translation MNWSDHLANLNGGEILYGAQTAQALTNFPLAGPRLSERPELVKAVAAVKIAAARANVALGELDETRGRAIVAAGEEIRAGRHLGQFVLPVVQGGGGTSTNMNVNEVLAARASQLSGLVVHPNDHVNRGQSTNDVMPTAIAIAVIPLIDQALVSLRRVAESLENKAIEYDDLVHLGRTCLQDAVPIPVADFHRGQVASIGPAMDALVAAASELYAVPLGGTAVGTGLGAAPGFAEAALEELAAITGLALTAAPSPSYSLASLEPLTAVTEAAGRAGRVLARIARDLRLLASGPVGGIGEVELPAVQAGSSIMPGKVNPVIPELVMQVSFLLNGATAAARSATEVGELEVSAMAPVVTLGVLDGLTNLQRVSEVFAERCIAGLRWREDRVARNLAGSLEPAVLTATTDGYESAARSVHR, from the coding sequence ATGAATTGGTCTGACCACCTGGCGAATCTGAACGGCGGTGAGATCTTGTACGGCGCTCAGACCGCACAGGCCCTCACCAACTTCCCGCTGGCCGGGCCGCGGCTGTCCGAGCGGCCCGAGCTGGTCAAGGCCGTCGCGGCGGTGAAGATCGCCGCCGCCCGGGCCAACGTCGCGCTCGGTGAGCTCGACGAGACCCGCGGTCGTGCGATCGTCGCGGCAGGCGAGGAGATCCGGGCCGGTCGCCATCTCGGCCAGTTCGTGCTGCCGGTGGTCCAGGGCGGAGGCGGTACGTCGACCAACATGAACGTGAACGAGGTCCTCGCGGCCCGCGCATCCCAGCTGTCGGGCCTCGTGGTACACCCCAACGACCACGTGAACCGCGGTCAGTCGACCAACGACGTGATGCCGACGGCGATCGCAATCGCCGTCATCCCGTTGATCGACCAGGCACTGGTGAGCCTGCGCCGAGTCGCGGAATCCCTGGAGAACAAGGCTATCGAGTACGACGACCTGGTCCATCTCGGTCGTACCTGCCTGCAGGACGCCGTGCCGATCCCGGTCGCCGACTTTCATCGCGGTCAGGTGGCGAGTATCGGCCCGGCGATGGATGCCCTCGTCGCAGCTGCTTCCGAGCTGTACGCCGTACCGCTCGGTGGGACCGCTGTCGGGACCGGACTCGGCGCCGCGCCTGGTTTCGCCGAGGCCGCGTTGGAGGAGCTGGCGGCGATCACCGGCCTCGCGCTCACCGCTGCGCCGAGTCCGTCGTACTCGCTGGCCTCGCTCGAACCACTGACCGCGGTCACCGAGGCCGCGGGCCGGGCCGGGCGGGTGCTGGCGCGGATCGCGCGGGACCTGCGGTTGCTGGCGTCCGGTCCGGTCGGCGGGATCGGGGAGGTCGAGCTGCCCGCGGTGCAGGCCGGCAGCTCGATCATGCCGGGCAAGGTGAACCCGGTGATCCCCGAGCTGGTGATGCAGGTGTCGTTCCTGCTGAACGGCGCGACCGCGGCGGCGCGGAGTGCGACCGAGGTCGGCGAGTTGGAGGTCTCGGCGATGGCCCCGGTCGTCACGCTCGGCGTGCTGGACGGACTCACCAACCTTCAGAGGGTGTCGGAGGTCTTCGCCGAACGCTGCATCGCCGGCCTGCGCTGGCGTGAGGACAGGGTCGCCCGCAACCTGGCCGGCTCCCTCGAGCCCGCCGTACTGACTGCCACGACCGACGGCTACGAATCCGCGGCGCGGAGCGTACATCGGTAA
- the solA gene encoding N-methyl-L-tryptophan oxidase has product MTSYDVAVLGLGAMGATAAWRAAARGASVIGFEQFTPAHARGSSHGGSRIFRKTVFEGIDYVPLVNRAETLWAQLERDSGATVFYRSGGLCVGAADGELVRDAVRCAEEGAVEIELLDADALAGRYPQFAVAPGDVGVFEPGAGALDPEGCIRAALGLAKAAGAELRFETQVTGLQYDDAGVRISVGAETISARRAIVATGAWFTDLVPELGLPLQIQRSPLVWFTGADRAAYGPDRFPTFIWESGDLNGWGIPDVDGRGVKVGVGSGAAYKPLLGHASENSYPIGPVDTDPVEAFVRRAFPGLDPVAAAATPCMNSKSPDRDFVIGIPAAAPSLVLAGGFSGHGFKHSAAVGDITVDLAMEGASDIALDRFSPNRFGATA; this is encoded by the coding sequence ATGACTTCGTACGACGTCGCCGTTCTCGGACTCGGAGCGATGGGGGCTACCGCCGCTTGGCGTGCCGCCGCGCGCGGTGCTTCGGTGATCGGCTTCGAGCAGTTCACCCCGGCGCACGCGCGCGGATCGTCGCACGGCGGGTCGCGGATCTTCCGCAAGACGGTGTTCGAAGGCATCGACTATGTGCCGCTCGTCAACCGGGCGGAGACGCTCTGGGCGCAGCTCGAGCGGGACAGCGGCGCGACGGTGTTCTACCGGTCGGGTGGGCTGTGCGTCGGCGCCGCTGATGGCGAGCTGGTGCGTGACGCGGTGCGGTGTGCGGAGGAAGGTGCCGTCGAGATCGAGTTGCTCGATGCCGATGCGCTGGCCGGCCGGTATCCGCAGTTCGCGGTCGCACCGGGCGACGTGGGTGTGTTCGAACCGGGTGCGGGCGCCCTCGATCCGGAAGGGTGCATCCGAGCAGCGCTTGGCCTGGCGAAGGCCGCGGGGGCCGAGTTGCGGTTCGAGACTCAGGTCACCGGGTTGCAGTACGACGATGCCGGCGTACGGATCTCTGTCGGGGCGGAGACGATCTCCGCGCGGCGGGCGATCGTTGCCACCGGCGCCTGGTTCACCGACCTGGTGCCGGAGCTGGGGCTGCCGTTGCAGATCCAGCGGTCGCCACTCGTGTGGTTCACCGGCGCGGACCGGGCGGCGTACGGTCCGGATCGGTTCCCGACGTTCATCTGGGAGAGCGGAGACCTCAACGGGTGGGGGATACCGGACGTGGACGGGCGCGGAGTCAAGGTGGGTGTGGGGTCGGGGGCGGCGTACAAGCCGTTGCTGGGGCATGCCTCGGAGAACAGCTATCCGATCGGGCCGGTCGACACGGACCCCGTCGAGGCGTTCGTACGGCGTGCCTTTCCCGGGCTCGACCCGGTCGCGGCGGCGGCGACGCCGTGTATGAACTCGAAGTCGCCGGACCGGGACTTCGTGATCGGGATTCCCGCGGCGGCCCCGTCGCTGGTGCTGGCGGGCGGGTTCTCGGGGCACGGGTTCAAGCACTCGGCCGCCGTCGGTGACATCACCGTCGACCTCGCGATGGAGGGTGCCTCGGACATCGCGCTGGATCGCTTCTCGCCGAACCGGTTCGGAGCGACGGCGTGA
- a CDS encoding aminotransferase class I/II-fold pyridoxal phosphate-dependent enzyme — MSFTPFALEEWQSRYEHSVAYNLADSGCHPVALGELLGDDPEAVRRLLAIDLHYPPVGGTDPLRTLIAEWHGADPANVLVTVGAAEANAITIASLVSAGDHVVVMEPGYRQVRGLALNAGAEVDAFPLDPDNGWRPDLAALESVVRPDTKLIAITNPNNPVGTILTAAELEAVVAVAERVGAWILADEVYRGTERLTDEITPSLWGGYDKLVCVGSLSKAFGLPGLRLGWLVAPPAMVEATWRRHEYATIATSMLSMHLAEVALETRDRLLTRNRALIRDGYDRLSKWVADSNGLLSVVPPESTALAFVRYDLPMTSAEVADALRTEGSVLVGAGEHFGIESHLRITHGLEPNYLDAALSSITKVLRNYQA; from the coding sequence ATGTCCTTCACTCCGTTCGCACTTGAAGAGTGGCAGTCACGGTACGAGCACTCGGTCGCCTACAACCTCGCCGACAGCGGCTGCCACCCGGTCGCGCTCGGTGAGCTGCTCGGCGACGATCCCGAAGCTGTACGGCGATTGCTCGCGATCGACCTGCACTACCCGCCGGTCGGTGGGACCGATCCACTGCGCACGTTGATCGCCGAGTGGCACGGCGCCGATCCCGCGAACGTCCTGGTCACCGTCGGCGCGGCCGAGGCCAACGCGATCACCATCGCCAGCCTGGTGTCCGCCGGCGATCACGTGGTGGTGATGGAGCCTGGGTACCGGCAAGTGCGGGGCCTCGCGCTGAACGCGGGGGCCGAGGTCGACGCATTCCCGCTGGACCCCGACAACGGGTGGCGCCCGGATCTCGCAGCGCTCGAGAGCGTCGTACGTCCGGACACCAAGCTGATCGCGATCACCAACCCGAACAATCCCGTCGGCACGATCCTGACCGCTGCCGAACTCGAGGCCGTCGTGGCGGTCGCCGAGCGGGTCGGTGCATGGATCCTGGCCGACGAGGTCTACCGCGGAACCGAGCGGCTGACCGACGAGATCACGCCGAGTCTGTGGGGCGGCTACGACAAGCTCGTTTGCGTCGGAAGCCTGTCCAAGGCGTTCGGTCTGCCCGGGTTGCGGCTCGGGTGGCTGGTCGCACCGCCCGCGATGGTCGAGGCGACCTGGCGTCGCCACGAGTACGCCACGATCGCGACCAGCATGCTCTCCATGCACCTCGCCGAGGTCGCCCTGGAGACCCGCGACCGCCTCCTCACGCGCAATCGCGCGCTGATCCGGGACGGCTACGACCGCCTGTCGAAATGGGTTGCCGACAGCAACGGTCTGCTGTCCGTCGTTCCACCGGAGTCGACCGCGCTAGCCTTCGTCCGCTACGACCTCCCGATGACGAGCGCCGAGGTCGCCGACGCTCTGCGCACCGAAGGCAGTGTTCTGGTCGGAGCAGGCGAACACTTCGGTATCGAGTCCCACCTCCGCATCACTCACGGGCTGGAACCCAACTACCTTGACGCGGCGCTCAGCAGCATCACCAAGGTCCTGCGGAACTACCAGGCGTAG
- a CDS encoding ornithine cyclodeaminase family protein, with amino-acid sequence MSISIPIVEQLPPLPPKDVLSAVRSAFTELAAGTAVQPPQTVTLLPGGGDVIAYQAATSDAYAAKVSPYLPQPHDSAVVTAWTLVLSTRTGRPVVLCDSKALTVERTAATTALAIDLLARSDASKLAIIGAGAQAHAHLRYARAVRPFADVRIYSRSLRQAPDGTIAASADEAAAGADVVLLCTSAGEPVIDVGALPAGTLVTSISTNVPRAHEIAPAALPDLDVYGDYRPTVTASAGEMVIAAEQGVWALKQLRGDLPELLTGACERPTGERPVFFRSIGLGIEDLAIARLLVPSS; translated from the coding sequence ATGAGCATCAGCATACCCATTGTGGAGCAGTTGCCTCCGTTGCCGCCCAAGGACGTCCTGTCCGCGGTGCGGTCGGCGTTCACCGAACTGGCGGCCGGAACCGCGGTCCAGCCGCCGCAGACCGTCACGTTACTGCCGGGCGGTGGCGATGTGATCGCGTACCAGGCCGCCACGAGTGACGCGTACGCCGCGAAGGTGTCGCCGTACCTGCCGCAGCCCCACGATTCCGCAGTCGTCACCGCGTGGACGCTGGTCCTGAGCACGCGGACCGGACGCCCGGTCGTGCTGTGCGACTCCAAGGCGCTCACCGTCGAACGGACCGCAGCTACGACCGCGCTTGCCATCGACCTGCTGGCGAGGAGCGACGCGTCCAAACTGGCGATCATCGGCGCCGGCGCTCAAGCGCACGCCCACCTGCGCTACGCCCGCGCGGTCCGGCCGTTCGCCGACGTACGGATCTACAGCCGGTCGTTGCGCCAGGCGCCCGACGGCACGATCGCCGCCAGTGCGGACGAAGCCGCTGCCGGAGCTGACGTCGTACTGCTCTGCACCTCGGCGGGCGAGCCGGTCATCGACGTCGGCGCACTCCCGGCCGGCACGCTCGTGACCTCGATCAGCACCAACGTTCCGCGGGCCCACGAGATCGCGCCCGCCGCGCTGCCGGACCTCGATGTGTACGGCGACTACCGGCCGACGGTCACTGCCTCCGCCGGGGAGATGGTGATCGCCGCCGAGCAAGGCGTCTGGGCGCTGAAGCAACTGCGTGGTGATCTGCCCGAATTGCTGACCGGTGCGTGCGAGCGCCCGACCGGAGAACGTCCGGTGTTCTTCCGCTCGATCGGCCTCGGGATCGAGGACCTTGCGATCGCCCGCCTGCTCGTCCCGTCCAGCTGA
- a CDS encoding helix-turn-helix domain-containing protein has translation MSTDENRSTAFIERLGREVRRRRQTGGMTVQTLADRAGLSRRMLTQIEQGTANPSLVTVDKIAHALGIDFAALSAPSSTEPLQVSEPTEVWRNDAGSRAVLHAAGSRRGSAELWEWTLQPGDRYDAEPDPAGTEELILVTAGTLVLTADHQAVTLSPGMSARLASDRPYSYAAPTGETTFTRVVQPAT, from the coding sequence ATGTCAACGGACGAGAATCGGAGTACGGCGTTCATCGAGCGGCTGGGCCGTGAGGTACGACGGCGTCGCCAGACCGGCGGGATGACCGTGCAGACCCTCGCGGACCGGGCCGGCCTGAGCCGGCGGATGCTCACGCAGATCGAGCAGGGTACGGCGAACCCCAGCCTGGTGACCGTCGACAAGATCGCCCACGCGCTCGGCATCGACTTCGCCGCCCTCTCGGCGCCGTCGTCCACCGAACCACTGCAGGTGTCCGAACCGACGGAGGTCTGGCGCAACGACGCCGGCAGCCGAGCCGTCCTGCATGCGGCCGGCTCCCGCCGCGGCAGCGCGGAACTCTGGGAGTGGACCCTGCAACCAGGCGATCGCTACGACGCCGAACCCGACCCGGCCGGCACCGAGGAACTCATCCTCGTCACCGCCGGCACCCTGGTGCTGACCGCCGACCACCAGGCAGTAACCCTCAGCCCCGGAATGTCCGCCCGACTGGCCAGCGACCGCCCCTACTCCTACGCCGCGCCGACCGGCGAAACCACCTTCACCCGAGTAGTCCAGCCCGCCACCTGA
- a CDS encoding aldo/keto reductase, whose amino-acid sequence MSTLGRAGVRVSPIALGTMNFGPVTPEDEAHTILDAATDAGVNLIDTADVYGADANRTIADDSAEKGLTERIIGNWLAKRPGRRDQIVLVSKAYGRMGPGANDLHLSSVHLRRACDASLRRLRTDHLDVFMLHHVDRSTSWDEVWETLSDLRQAGKIRYAGTSNFAAWQLVQGQEAAARRDLLGIVVEESIYNLMERTVELEVLPACTSYGIGVMPYSPLNSGLLAGILSKSDKAARSASSRATSNLVTHRAQLERYEKLCIDLGHPPAVVAQAWLCHQPAVVAPVVGARTVQHLQDGIAAAELTLPQEVLAALDEIFPGPGAAPEAYAW is encoded by the coding sequence GTGAGCACGCTGGGGCGCGCCGGCGTACGGGTGAGCCCGATCGCGCTGGGGACGATGAACTTCGGCCCGGTGACACCGGAGGACGAGGCGCACACGATTCTCGACGCGGCGACCGACGCCGGCGTGAACCTGATCGACACCGCCGACGTGTACGGCGCGGACGCGAACCGGACCATCGCCGACGACTCCGCGGAGAAGGGGCTGACCGAGCGGATCATCGGCAACTGGCTGGCGAAACGCCCGGGTCGACGGGACCAGATCGTCCTTGTTTCCAAGGCTTACGGGCGGATGGGTCCCGGTGCGAACGACCTGCACCTGTCGTCGGTCCACCTCCGGCGGGCCTGCGACGCGTCGTTGCGCCGGCTCCGGACCGACCATCTCGACGTCTTCATGCTGCATCACGTGGACCGCTCGACCAGCTGGGACGAGGTCTGGGAGACCCTGAGTGATCTGCGGCAGGCCGGGAAGATCCGCTACGCGGGCACCAGCAATTTCGCGGCCTGGCAACTGGTGCAGGGCCAGGAGGCCGCCGCTCGCCGCGACCTGCTCGGCATCGTCGTCGAGGAGAGCATCTACAACTTGATGGAACGCACCGTCGAGCTCGAAGTGCTGCCTGCGTGTACGTCGTACGGGATCGGCGTCATGCCCTACTCGCCTCTGAACTCGGGTTTGCTGGCCGGCATCCTGTCGAAGTCCGACAAGGCTGCCCGCAGCGCCAGCTCCCGCGCGACCAGCAACTTGGTCACCCACCGGGCGCAGCTCGAACGCTACGAGAAACTCTGCATTGACCTCGGCCATCCGCCCGCGGTCGTAGCCCAGGCCTGGCTCTGCCACCAGCCCGCTGTCGTAGCGCCGGTTGTTGGCGCCCGCACGGTCCAGCATCTCCAGGACGGCATCGCCGCCGCCGAGCTGACCCTGCCCCAGGAGGTCCTCGCCGCTCTCGACGAGATCTTCCCGGGACCAGGCGCCGCGCCCGAGGCCTACGCCTGGTAG
- a CDS encoding amino acid ABC transporter ATP-binding protein — translation MTKPLLQAQRVYKNYGANEVLKGIDLDVMPGTVVCILGPSGSGKSTFLRCINHLERIRSGRISIDGDLIGYRQDGDKLHELDEKAISKQRAEVGMVFQDFNLFAHYTAAENVMAGPVLVRGEDRTSARAKAVELLTRVGLADKVDAYPRQLSGGQQQRVAIARALAMRPKLMLFDEPTSALDPELVGEVLDVMRALAAEGQTMIVVTHEVGFAREVADVVVFMDQGVILEQGPPTDVLNNPSNPRTQSFLSKVLI, via the coding sequence ATGACCAAGCCGTTGCTACAGGCCCAGCGGGTCTACAAGAACTATGGTGCGAACGAAGTACTGAAAGGTATCGACCTCGACGTCATGCCGGGCACGGTGGTCTGCATCCTGGGGCCGTCCGGTTCCGGGAAGAGCACGTTCCTGCGCTGTATCAACCATCTCGAGCGGATCCGGTCCGGCCGGATCTCGATCGACGGCGACCTGATCGGCTACCGGCAGGACGGCGACAAGCTGCACGAGCTGGACGAGAAGGCGATCAGCAAGCAGCGGGCCGAGGTCGGGATGGTGTTCCAGGACTTCAACCTGTTCGCGCACTACACCGCCGCCGAGAACGTGATGGCCGGGCCGGTGCTGGTCCGCGGCGAGGACCGTACGTCGGCGCGCGCCAAGGCCGTCGAGCTCCTGACCCGGGTCGGTCTCGCCGACAAGGTCGATGCGTATCCCCGGCAACTGTCCGGTGGCCAGCAGCAACGAGTCGCGATCGCGCGAGCGCTGGCGATGCGGCCGAAGCTGATGCTGTTCGACGAACCGACGTCGGCGCTCGACCCGGAGCTCGTCGGCGAGGTGCTCGACGTGATGCGGGCACTGGCCGCCGAAGGGCAGACGATGATCGTGGTCACCCACGAGGTCGGGTTCGCCCGTGAGGTCGCCGATGTCGTCGTGTTCATGGATCAGGGCGTGATCCTCGAGCAGGGCCCGCCGACCGACGTACTGAACAATCCTTCCAATCCACGCACGCAGTCTTTCCTCTCGAAGGTGCTGATATGA